The sequence below is a genomic window from Longimicrobium sp..
AAGAAGCGCGACCTGCTGGTCCTGGATCTCCTCAATCCGCTTAATCGTAGTAATCTCATCACCGATGACGTCGCCCCAGTCGGCAATCGATGACTTGATGCTCGCGCGTACGCCGAGCGCGATCGCTATCGTAACATCAAGCTCCCGAAGTAATTCTGGGGAGGCCGCGCGCGCTTGGGCGTTAGCTCTGGCAATCAGCCGCCCTACACCCTCGTCAATCTCGTTGATCCGCCGGTAAGCTGCGATCGCAAACGCTTTCTGGCTCGCGACGAATTCCTCCCTAGCCGCAATCCGTGTGAGGATCCAAGCAAAGGCGAGGGAGAAAACGAATTGAAGGACACTGAAGAGCGCCGTTTCGAGCGTCGTGGGCGTACCGCGCGCACTTATCACCTGCGCGACCAGTGTTCCCGCTGCGAGGAGTCCAAAGATGACCGAGAATGCCCGCGGTAAAGAAGAGGGAGTGTTCATGTCACTCTGAAGAGGTTTTCATGGTACGCTCACTATTGAGAGCGCGGGTTCACTACGGGCGAATTGTCGGCGTGGTTTCGCTAACCAGAGGTGAGCGACTGGAATTTGAAGTGAATCGGCACAGTTCCAGGCAACACACGATGTGTTCGTATGTGAGCACGCACGCCAACCTACTCCTCGGTTTCATCCAGCAAGTTGCGCAGCCGAAACACGAGATATTGAAGCTGGTTAGCTCTCTTCTCCAATCCCGCAGCAAGTTGCGCAACGCTCTCCCGCTGTGGTGTCCGCGCGCCTGAAAGCCACGCAACTAGCGCGGCACGACTCAGTTCCGTGTCCTCAGCGATCAGAGTGCGGGGAAGTCCGCTCTCCTCGATCACCTCGCGCACAACCCGCTGCATCTTCTCCGGCCGCGCCAAGTGCCTCCTAGGTGTGCTCTGATTCGTTGACACAACGCCGTGCGCTGATTAGAATACGCCCAGCAGAGCCAATCAGCCTCTCAACGCTGATGATGCTGCATTGTAGGGGTGTCCAGAAGAAGCCGCAAACGCCTACAGGAGCGTACCATGAGGACAGGAGCGCCTAAGACGCAAGCCTCGCCTATGCGATGGCTGGAGATGCTGTCGGATCGGTTCGGCGCGTTCGAAGCTGTCGCGCACTCCACCATCAAGCTCGCCCGGTACGCACCCGAGGACGAACTATCGATGGATCTGCTGCTGGCGGATGCAATTCTGGAGTTCGGAGACGATTTGCGGGAAGCGTCTGAAGCAGCGAACGAGTGGGCGCGGATCAACTCGGGCCGGGAGCCCTGTTGATCACGTAAGCCCATCAGAGTCGGCGGGGGTCCCGCGCGTGGTCCGGCGCTCCGACGAGGCGGGCGCAGTCGACGTCCCCCGCGTCGGGATCCAGCTCGTCGGCGACCTCGGTATCATCACCCAGCAGCCGCTCGGCGGCCAAGACCAGCACCTCGCGGGCGTTGTCGTACGAGATGGACTGGATGGCCTCGTCCAGCGGAAGCCAGATGCACTCCGTGATGCCCTCCTCCTGCTGCGGACAGGTATCGCCCGCGGGGCACTCGATCAGGTAGAAGTGGCAGAACTTGTGGATCAGCTTGCCGCGGAAGCGAAAGAACCAGTCGATGGTGCGCAGCCGCGGCCCCAGGCGAAGCTCGGTGAGCCCCGTCTCTTCCGCCACCTCGCGCAGCGCCGCCTCCGACGCGCTTTCGCTCTCTTCTACGTGCCCCTTGGGAAAGCCCCAGTGATGGTACGCGTCGCGGATCAGCAGCACGTGCGCGCGGCCATCGTTCCAGCGGTAGATCACACCGCCGGCACTGGTCTCGATGACGGCCCGGGCACGGGCGCTGCCTCCGCGGCGGCGCTTAGGCACGCGTAAGCTCCTCCACGATCTGCACGGCGTTGGTCGCGGCGCCCTTGCGCAGGTTGTCCGCGACCACCCACAGGTGAAGCGTGCGCGGCAGGAAGGGATCGCGCCGCACCCGCCCGACGAACACCTCGTCGCGCCCCGCCAGCTCCAGCGGCGTAGGATACGCATCCGCCC
It includes:
- a CDS encoding NUDIX hydrolase — protein: MPKRRRGGSARARAVIETSAGGVIYRWNDGRAHVLLIRDAYHHWGFPKGHVEESESASEAALREVAEETGLTELRLGPRLRTIDWFFRFRGKLIHKFCHFYLIECPAGDTCPQQEEGITECIWLPLDEAIQSISYDNAREVLVLAAERLLGDDTEVADELDPDAGDVDCARLVGAPDHARDPRRL